Genomic DNA from Panthera uncia isolate 11264 chromosome E3, Puncia_PCG_1.0, whole genome shotgun sequence:
CCCTGGCCAGTGAGGTCATCATCACAGCCGCAGGCGTCCCCGAGCCGGCCATGTCACGTCACCGCGTACAGCTCCTCTCGGTGGCTCTTACAGATCTGATAGCGGCACGTGAGCTTCTGCGAGCAGGCCCAGGGCTCGGTGTGCTCCTCTCGCGGCGGCAGCAGGAAGGCCGCACTTCCCGCCAGCAgcatgtgccagatgctgtgggTGTAGTAATAGTTGTCACTGGTCATCATAGAGGTGTAGATGGCCACAGCCACAGCGGCCATGGAGATGCCAGGCAGGAGGAAAAAGCCCCAGCGCTGCCAGGAGGTCGGGTAGCACTGGCGCCGGTGCCCGCAGCGGTATACCTGGAGGAAACCGCCCCGTGAGCGACGGCACAGGAGGCTGTGGACACAGTTCCCAGGGGCCCACCGGGTCTGGGCAGTGGGGCCGTGTGTGGCTGCTTGGAGAGGACTCAAGGCCAGGACTCGGGCCCAGGCCCAGAAACATGGCCAGAACGAAGGGCCAGGCTCTCTTCCCCCGGAGAAAGAGTCTGTGGGGAGCCCCGATTCTCTGcaatcccgcccccccccccagggccaggGGGCTGGGCAGGACCTGCCCCAGCTCCTTACCCACATGGTGACCATAACCACAAAGGCAAAGAGACAAGGCCCCATCATATTCCAGGCACCCCTGCGGTCCAGCTGCAATGACATGGCGAAGACCAGTGTGCCCAGGAGAAACAGGACCTGGGCAAGACACAGGGATGACCGCAGGGTCACATGGACCCTCAGCCAGAGTCATTCCTGAGAGAACAAGGTCTAGCAGGACAGGTGGACCGGGCATGTGtgccatccccccgccccccgccccgctcagGCTGCTGACCCACTCTGTCCTGCTCTgctggctgggagggaggggcctcTCGTCCAGCTCGCGCATTGCCGGGACCCCGCGCTCCCACCGATCTGTTCACAGGTGGATTTCTCAGGCACAAACTTGGCCAGGCAAGGTACCGGGGGCACGTGTCTCTATCAGCCAGGGCCAGCTGACGCAGAAAAGTCCCCAAAATGTCCCGAGCACCAAGGACTgcaggagcagagctggggcttATTGGGGAGGTCTGGCCTAGGGGTGGGGCTCTAGGCCTCCTCTCCGAATGGGGCTCTGGGAGAGACCGGCTCGGGCCCTCACTGCACTCTGCCCACCACCTTTCTTTCCTGGCGGCCTCCAAGCAGCAGCCCCCTCACCGCTACCGGCAGCTTCTGCCAGCAGGCAAATGGTCATCACAAGAGATGAGAAGTTTCTAAGAGCTGAGCCTGCTTTCTGGGATCTTCTTCAATGTGCTGCATGCCAGGCCTCTGCTTCCCTGGAGCCCAGACTCGGGTGTCAGGAGCCACTCACATGTTTCAAGGCCGCCTTCAGCCGCGCCATGCAGAGGATGGTGACCCAGATGGACACCCCAGAGCCCAGAAAGTCGCAGTACTGCAATGTGTCATAGCTGAGGATGCACAGCACCGCCTCCCCGGGCTGGTCACAGGCGTGGTAGAACTGCGGAGCAGGCCGGTGAGCGgcagcccatcccccccccccccgcccccgcccaagTCCCCAGGGGAGTGAGGCCAGCCTACCGTGGAGAAGAACATGGTGTAGGCATAGACGGAGGCCTCCACCAGGAGGAGGCGGTGCACGGAGATGGCAATGGGAGCCAGGAACATGAGGTTGCTGAGGGTGAGAAGGAGGGTGGCCACCCTCTGCTGGCCCACCGTCTGGGCTGTGCTGTTGTCCGTGCAGCTCCACCCACGCCAGCCTGTGGGCCAATGTGACGCCAAGGGGGCTGAGGCCAGGAGAGGGGGCGTAACCCTCACCTAGAGCTCTGCACAGAAGCCCCCTCCTCACCCAGGAGCAGGCTGGGACAGACTAGGGCAGGTGTGGTCAGGGGAGTCCAAGGTCAGGAGGCAGCACTATCTCTGGGGGTGCCACTCTGTGCCTGTGGGGGGATGGAGGAGACATGGTAGGAATGGGGAGGGGGCGTTTGCACTTGTTCTGCAGGGTCACTCTCCAGCCGCGGCAGAGCTGACGTGGGCTCCCAGAGGACGGCGCCGGGCTCAGAAGCCAAGGGGAAAACGTCTGCAGgcagggtacctggctggctcagccagaggaacatgcaactcttgatctcaaggtcatgggtttgagccccacgtgtagagattacttaaataaataaactttaaaaaaaaaaagtgggggcgcccgggtggctaagtcggttaagtgaccgactcctGATGTTGGCTAgagtcaccatctcacagttcgtcagttcaagccccgcgtcgggctgggtgctgacagtgtagagcctgcttgggatttgctctctctccctctctgtctctcccctcccccactcaggctatctctctctctcccaaaataaatcaataaacttaacaaagaaaGTGTCTGGAAGCACCCAGGCCTGGCGCTCACCTGCCTTGCAGCTGCAGCCTGCATACAAGTAGCTGTGTCTGCGAAGCAGAAGACACTGGCCATAGGGTCCACAGTCATTCAGGCAAGGCACCAAGTACAAGGCGGTCTCCACGAGGACCGAGGTCTGCTCACACTCCCTGTGAGGAAGGAGCCACAGGAGGGCTAGCTGCTGACAGCTGGTAGCCAGTCCCCTGTCACTGCTCCCAGCAGGCCCTCGGACGCACGACCCCAGACTCGAGGCCCCCAGGCTCCAAGCCTCAGAGGTCGGCAGCTGTGAGCTCTGCTGAGGCCGAGATGCCCTGTCCCCATTGCTATCCCCTGAGTCCCAGTCTCCCAGGGCTGTGCCTGGACTGGTACCCCTCCTTGTGTCCTGATGCCCAGGGCTGCAGCAAGGAGAGTGACCAGATGGAGGAGAGGGACCCTTCACAACCCCCAGAGGGCCACTGACCCCGTGGGGCTTGTAGAAAGCTTGGTCACTCCCAGACTTGGACCTGGGCAGCCCCAGGCATGGTCCTGATGCAATGATCCAGCTGCCTGCCCCAGCCGGTAGCCCCCGCGTGTACTTACTCAGGACTCTCGGGGCACACGAGCTGCAGGGAGAGGTACCAGTTGTCTGTCTCTGGATAGGGGATGACGAGGTCAGCCTGGCGTGATGAGGCGCTCAGAGACAGTGGGTAGCCCTGGAAGAAGGCTGTAGGGAAGTGGGAAGGCGTGATCAGAGGTGGCCAGAGGGGCTGGCCTGGGTTGCTTGGCAGATGCTGCCTGCCCGTACCTGTAGTGCAGTTGAGCGACGTGTTGAAGCTGAGGAAGGGTGAGGCCGCGTTCACGCAGACCACGACCAAGGTGTTGTTGGTGACCGCGGTCTGGAAGGAGAGGCCGTGCACAGTCAGCCCCAGCCCCGGGGCAGCTGCCCGAAGTTCCCGCTCTGTCTGGTGCTGGGCACCATTGTCTGTGGCTCCTGCTGGCCCAGGGCCCCGCCGGGACCCTTCCTTACAGGCCTGCGGACACCCAGGCTGATCCCACACGCAGCCCCATTCCCTTAGATAGATACAGCCTATAGAACAGGCCTTCCTTTCCTGAAAAAGAACCCCTATTCTGCCCCAACACCCGTTGGGGTCATCTTGCTGCCTGAAAGGCTGACCTCGTCCCCGCGCCCAAGTCAGCGCAGGAAGACCTGAGCCGCGTCCCTCAGCCCGGCCAGGTGTGAGCCCGGAGCTGAGCCAGGCCGTGGGGCGCTCCCAGACGAAGGTACCTGGTTGGCCTGCAGGGAGACGGTGAGGGAGCCCCCGCTGTCCATGCCAGTGTTGAGGTGCAGCCGCAGCACCGAGGGCACGGCTGACTGCACCAGCATGGAGACCCTGTCCGCGGGCCGGAAGCGTACAGATACCACGTCCACGTCTTCTCGAAGGACCGGGTAGCTCATGAGGCAGAAGGGCCCGCTGCCCAGCCTGCTGCTCCTGCCCAGGCCACGGGAGCCGGGGCTCGGGGGCAGCAGGCCAGCGGAGGCGTTACAGCTCTGGTTTGTGCCGCTCGGCAAGAGGTGCTGGGAGCTCAGGGTCCACGGCCTGCAAGCTGTCAGGAGGACAAGGGGCTCAGGCGCAGGAAGGCCCGGGGGATGGTGGCAGGGGGCAGAGTCACCCGCACCCTGCCCTCTCCACGCGGCCCACCTGTGAGCGCAGCTACAGCCCTGAAGGCCACCGACACATGAGGCCCggccaggctcctggctgtcactTGCAGCCACCGGTCCCAGGGCGGCGAAGGCAACAGCAGGTGGCAGGCCCAACTGGGGCTGACGCACGTGAGCACCTTCTGGAAGTTCCTGGGCAGGGTGGCCGAGCCCACAGTAAGGCGAACAGGGCAGCCCAGACTCCCGTTGGTCGCACAGCCCTGCAGCTCCAGCCGCAGCTCCCGGGTATTCTCAGGGATGAAGATTCTGCGGCCAAGGGGATGCGTTCTCGCTCAGGCCCTGTGGCCCCCAGCGCCCTCCTGTGTCACTCTCACTCGGGATGTTGCCCAAAGGGGGCTGGGCATCCGGCCCCGAGACCCAGGCCCACACACTGAGGATGGTGGGAGCACCCACTCTACCCAGCCTGGAGGCTCGGCCTCCCCAAGGGCCCCACTCACTTGAGGTAGCTGGGGTGGGACAGGAGAGTCTGTGGAAGGGGGACATCAGGCTCCAGGATGAACACCTCGACTGCCCGCAGGACAAGCATGTCCGGCTGGAAGATGTAGGCACAGGTGGGCACAAAACCCTAGGGAGAGAGTGAAGTTcgggggaaaagaaaaggcagacatGGGGCGGTCAGGGCCAGACCAGAGGGCCCAGGTGTGGAACAGGGGGCAGGCAGGACTGGACCAGAGCAGGGCAGCAGAACCCAGAGAAAAGTCTGCCCTGAGGAGGGCAATGACGGCCACTGGGCACTCATGCACTGAGGGTCCTGTCCCCCCACCGCCGGAAGGCAGCCCCCTTACCTTCACCTCAATCTTCTGGGATGAGGGCGGCAGGTGGGCGGCCACAAACCAGTCCCCGGGTGCTGGGTGGGAGATGTTGACGGACGCGTTGCTCTGCAGCATCTTGATGAGGAAGGAGGGCTGCACGGAGGTGTTGGCGGGGAAGCTGGTGTCCAGAGGGTTGATGACGGGAGGGGCGCCATAACGGAAGtacctggaggcagggagagcaggacAGGCGTCGGGCGTGGAGCCTGGGGGAGCCTGGGAGAGCCTgggcgggcaggcgggcgggTGGGCGGGCGGGCACCTACACAGTGATCTCCACATCGGTGCACGCAGGGCCGCCGCCCCGGGACACTTGCAGCAGCCAGCGCAGCAGCACGGTGTCCGGGGGCACGCGGAAGTGGAAGAGCCTGGCGCTTCCGTACCAGCTGTAGAAAGACAGCTTCTGTGGGGACTGCGAGAACTGCTCCGACACCAGCCTGACGTCTGCGGGGACACGGCGCCGTCAGCCAGGCCAGGCCCCCACGTCCTCACGGAGGCCGCGACAGGCGCCCGGCGCGCTGACTCTGACCTCTTGCTGTCCCCAGCAGCCCCGGCGGCTGGCTCTCGCTCGGCAGGAGCCCGGGACTCACGAGGTGTCCCTCTGCCATCACACTCCCACTCAGCTTCCACGCATCCAACGTCTCCACCCCCGCCATCCATCTCTCCGTGGCTCGGGCTCTGACCCTGAAGCCATTTCTCTGCCACCTCTGCCCAGACCACCCACATCCCGCCCACCGGGCACCCCTTATCACTGCAGCACCTTCCAGAACGAGTCCCCCAGCACGTCACCCCAAATGCCTCAGACCTTAGGAGCAGGACAGGCCTCATCTTGCCTGTCCCCCGACCCCCACCTTCTGCACACTGTCATGGCCTCACTCAGTCCCCCTCACACTGCAGCCATGGCAGGTCTGGGGCCAAGAGGTGGAGGCTGAGGGACGTGGGGAGTGTTTGGGGtgggagcccagccccagcctcacATCCGCCCCGGGCACCGGATACCGGGATGGTCCCCCACCTCCTCGGATCCTCCCTGCCCCGTTCTGTGGAGCCTGTGGGGCCT
This window encodes:
- the PGAP6 gene encoding post-GPI attachment to proteins factor 6 isoform X1, whose product is MGRAGTGTRGAAVAVAVAGLLLLLLLAGAPPAAAGDGKKSDVRLVSEQFSQSPQKLSFYSWYGSARLFHFRVPPDTVLLRWLLQVSRGGGPACTDVEITVYFRYGAPPVINPLDTSFPANTSVQPSFLIKMLQSNASVNISHPAPGDWFVAAHLPPSSQKIEVKGFVPTCAYIFQPDMLVLRAVEVFILEPDVPLPQTLLSHPSYLKIFIPENTRELRLELQGCATNGSLGCPVRLTVGSATLPRNFQKVLTCVSPSWACHLLLPSPPWDRWLQVTARSLAGPHVSVAFRAVAALTACRPWTLSSQHLLPSGTNQSCNASAGLLPPSPGSRGLGRSSRLGSGPFCLMSYPVLREDVDVVSVRFRPADRVSMLVQSAVPSVLRLHLNTGMDSGGSLTVSLQANQTAVTNNTLVVVCVNAASPFLSFNTSLNCTTAFFQGYPLSLSASSRQADLVIPYPETDNWYLSLQLVCPESPEECEQTSVLVETALYLVPCLNDCGPYGQCLLLRRHSYLYAGCSCKAGWRGWSCTDNSTAQTVGQQRVATLLLTLSNLMFLAPIAISVHRLLLVEASVYAYTMFFSTFYHACDQPGEAVLCILSYDTLQYCDFLGSGVSIWVTILCMARLKAALKHVLFLLGTLVFAMSLQLDRRGAWNMMGPCLFAFVVMVTMWVYRCGHRRQCYPTSWQRWGFFLLPGISMAAVAVAIYTSMMTSDNYYYTHSIWHMLLAGSAAFLLPPREEHTEPWACSQKLTCRYQICKSHREELYAVT
- the PGAP6 gene encoding post-GPI attachment to proteins factor 6 isoform X2 — protein: MGRAGTGTRGAAVAVAVAGLLLLLLLAGAPPAAAGDGKKSDVRLVSEQFSQSPQKLSFYSWYGSARLFHFRVPPDTVLLRWLLQVSRGGGPACTDVEITVYFRYGAPPVINPLDTSFPANTSVQPSFLIKMLQSNASVNISHPAPGDWFVAAHLPPSSQKIEVKGFVPTCAYIFQPDMLVLRAVEVFILEPDVPLPQTLLSHPSYLKIFIPENTRELRLELQGCATNGSLGCPVRLTVGSATLPRNFQKVLTCVSPSWACHLLLPSPPWDRWLQVTARSLAGPHVSVAFRAVAALTACRPWTLSSQHLLPSGTNQSCNASAGLLPPSPGSRGLGRSSRLGSGPFCLMSYPVLREDVDVVSVRFRPADRVSMLVQSAVPSVLRLHLNTGMDSGGSLTVSLQANQTAVTNNTLVVVCVNAASPFLSFNTSLNCTTAFFQGYPLSLSASSRQADLVIPYPETDNWYLSLQLVCPESPEECEQTSVLVETALYLVPCLNDCGPYGQCLLLRRHSYLYAGCSCKAGWRGWSCTDNSTAQTVGQQRVATLLLTLSNLMFLAPIAISVHRLLLVEASVYAYTMFFSTFYHACDQPGEAVLCILSYDTLQYCDFLGSGVSIWVTILCMARLKAALKHVLFLLGTLVFAMSLQLDRRGAWNMMGPCLFAFVVMVTMWHLAHAAGGKCGLPAAAARGAHRALGLLAEAHVPLSDL